The Parabacteroides timonensis sequence AAAAGGCGGCTTCTTCACCAAAGGAACATATTTTGATGCAGTAACAAACCGCTGCTATATTACTGTCGACTCAGCGCTGTATCAAAAGTTGCTCTCGCTCGGTATCTTACCGGCAGAAACGTCACAAGAAATTCAATCCTTCTCCCCTCTCGAACTGATAGAAGCCATTGCTCCACTGGCTTCGAAACAATCAGCCCAAGATAGCCAGGTTGCGACCGATACACTGGGACTCTGGTACGGACTCTTCCCCGTCATTTACCTTATGACAGGATATGACGAGAAGCCAGATAACGAAAGAATTCAGAAATTGCTCCGCTACCTTGCCACCCCCGAAACTTTTAAAGCCGCAGAAGAATATATCCGGGAAGTAGATTTCGAAGACTTTGCCGATGACGAAGAACTGCCCTTCTGTGCAGAATGGAGCACCCCTTATAAGGATTGGAAAGAAAGAAAAGAAGACGACAAAACTCCATATAACGAGTTTTGTAAACGGATGGTATACAATTTCATGGGTAATAATGAGTTTGCAGAAGCCGACAAGTACGCTTCCCAGATTGGAGATGAAAACGACCCTGCCCGCCTACTCCACCGTGGCATGGTCAGTATCGCCTGCCACCAATGGTTAACAACACAGGAACCCGGTACCCTGCCGCCAAAAGGCCTTCTCTCCCTCTGCGAAGCAAAAGTCGGATTTGAATACCTGGCCGGATTAGACCTGCCGGAGCAGGGACGAACAGTCTGCCGCATGTATATCTTACAGGCTCTGAAATTACAGGGCGATTCTCCGGCCTTAGTCGAGTTATTACAGCAGATGTACAACGAAGCAATTGCCATAGTTAAACAACGCCCCTACGGACAAACCAAGCAGTTACAATATATTGCATTATCTATCAGCTACTATCAAATGCTCTTAGAGAATCTCCCGGACGGCTATCTCCCTAAAAAAGAACTGATGCGAAACGGTCTGCCAGGGCTGTTTGACTTGTCTGCCATCAAAGACAAATGCAACGAATTGCATCACGAAATGCCGCAGGCTGCAGAAACATTGCAGCAATACATGGAGCAATGCGACTCGTTGATGCAATACATCCAGGAATAATACCTATCATATGTTCCAATATCATATAAAATACTATATTTGTCATTAGTAATCAATCTAAAAAATTATGGACGCACAGAAAGTGGACTTGTTCCTCCTGACAAACAGTAGCAAACTACCTAGCAGTCATATATCTATTATAAGAGACCGCCTACTCGCTATGGATGAATCCAAACTGATTTATCTGCAAACTTGTGATTTTAAAGACCCGACAGTAATACTTATTATTTCCGTATTCCTGGGTTCGCTCGGCATAGACCGTTTCCTTATCGGTGACGTCGGCCTGGGTGTCGGAAAGTTAGTCACTTTAGGAGGTTGTGGTATCTGGTGTATTATCGATTGGTTCCTCATCATGGATGCAACCAAAAGAAAAAATCTGGAACAGCTGCAAAACGTATTAATGTTTTAACTTCTGCCCTCATTGTGGGAACAAGAAATAAATATGCATATCTTGCCATAATCATAATGGTCGGATATGCATTATCTGTATTTCCCTGCATATTCCACACAATCACCGGATATCCCTGTCCTGCCTGCGGAACACGCCGTGCACTTCTAATCTTATTAACAGGAAATATCTACGACTCCATCCTGATCAATCCGTATGGCTTATTACTCGTTCTACTGACAGCCATCTATCTTACCGGCATGACGATAGACTATATCCGAAAAAAAGATCAGTTCCGAAGCTGGCTGAAAAAAGCGGAACGACATCTCATGAACAAATACATCCTCGCTTCCATTATTCTCCTAGCTATCCTCAATTGGATATGGAATATCTATAAAGGACTGTAAATAACACAGGAAATTCGTATCTTTGCATCATATTCACAAACCGACCGAAAATAATATGGAAGCAAACAAAGTCGATAAATTTCTTCTGGCGAATGAAAGCAAATTTCCTGAATATGAAATTCCTATCCATCGGCTATTAAACCTCACTCCCGAACAGGAGATCATCCTGGAAACAACACGGTTCAAAAGACCGGGCAGGATATTACTCACCTCTATTTTTCTCGGAATACTAGGAATAGACCGTTTCCTTATCGGAGACATAGCCAAAGGAATCTGTAAACTCCTTACCGGTGGCGGACTGGGAATCTGGTGGCTCGCCGACTGGTTCATGATCACCGGAGTGACGAAAAGAAAAAATATGGAAAAACTAAATCAGATAATCAATATCTAAAAATCATTACAGAAGCGTAAAACAGCATTTGTTATGGATAAGAGAAATCTTCATAGACTACGCCGAATGCTTATTATTACAGCATCCTACCTATTATATTCTCATCTCGCCTATTGTCAACATATTGAAATATGGTGGCAGAAAGCGAAGGCAGCCAAAAAGGCAAAAAACTATACCGAGGCTGTCAAATGGTATCATAAACTGGCAGAAGCCGGCCATTCCATAGGTCAGTTCTACCTGGCGCATAGCTACAGCGAAGGTTTAGGCACCGACATCAACCTTAAAGAAGCCGTCAAATGGTACAGGCGGGCTGCCGACAAAGGACTGGCCGA is a genomic window containing:
- a CDS encoding DUF2752 domain-containing protein, producing the protein MGTRNKYAYLAIIIMVGYALSVFPCIFHTITGYPCPACGTRRALLILLTGNIYDSILINPYGLLLVLLTAIYLTGMTIDYIRKKDQFRSWLKKAERHLMNKYILASIILLAILNWIWNIYKGL
- a CDS encoding TM2 domain-containing protein, giving the protein MEANKVDKFLLANESKFPEYEIPIHRLLNLTPEQEIILETTRFKRPGRILLTSIFLGILGIDRFLIGDIAKGICKLLTGGGLGIWWLADWFMITGVTKRKNMEKLNQIINI
- a CDS encoding TM2 domain-containing protein, translating into MDAQKVDLFLLTNSSKLPSSHISIIRDRLLAMDESKLIYLQTCDFKDPTVILIISVFLGSLGIDRFLIGDVGLGVGKLVTLGGCGIWCIIDWFLIMDATKRKNLEQLQNVLMF